The following coding sequences are from one Lipingzhangella halophila window:
- a CDS encoding FAD binding domain-containing protein, translating into MTAPTTVNAAAQALHSHGGQPRAGGTDVVSLARARRTNGPYVDLHRLAELRGVTLRADGSALVGATTTIAEVAADPTLRASYPALAATAGALATPQVRAVATIAGNLLQRNRCVYYRNPAFSCFQSGGDTCPAREGDHQHAAVIDQGPCVAPHPSSMAVALLAYGATVHLADGDPVPVADLYDGADPTRDHQLDPGQLSTGIELPAPTPGETAAHHRATGRSRAEWPLVEVVVRIARSGGVISEAVVAAGAVARSPVRLTEVERELVGSPVTAGPPAAALDSVAGLCSPLPETGYKVELLRATVTEALERAIDQP; encoded by the coding sequence ATGACCGCACCAACCACAGTCAACGCCGCGGCGCAGGCGCTGCACTCGCACGGTGGGCAGCCGCGCGCCGGAGGCACCGACGTCGTCTCCCTGGCCCGCGCGCGCCGCACCAACGGCCCCTACGTCGACCTGCACCGCCTGGCCGAGCTGCGTGGCGTCACGCTGCGCGCGGACGGCTCGGCGCTGGTGGGTGCCACGACCACCATCGCCGAGGTCGCCGCCGACCCCACCCTGCGCGCGAGCTACCCGGCTCTGGCGGCCACAGCGGGCGCACTGGCCACCCCGCAGGTCCGCGCGGTCGCGACTATCGCCGGGAACCTGCTGCAGCGCAACCGGTGTGTCTACTACCGCAACCCGGCGTTCTCCTGTTTCCAGAGCGGCGGTGACACCTGCCCGGCCCGCGAGGGCGACCACCAGCACGCCGCTGTCATCGACCAGGGCCCCTGCGTGGCTCCGCACCCGTCCTCAATGGCCGTCGCACTGCTCGCGTACGGGGCCACCGTGCACCTCGCCGACGGCGACCCGGTACCGGTGGCCGACCTCTACGACGGCGCCGACCCGACCCGCGACCACCAGCTCGATCCGGGCCAGCTCAGCACCGGGATCGAACTGCCCGCGCCCACCCCCGGTGAGACAGCCGCGCACCACCGCGCCACCGGCCGGTCCCGGGCCGAGTGGCCGCTGGTCGAGGTGGTGGTGCGGATCGCACGCTCGGGCGGCGTCATCAGCGAGGCCGTGGTGGCGGCGGGCGCCGTCGCGCGCAGCCCGGTCCGTCTCACCGAGGTGGAACGAGAGCTGGTGGGGAGCCCGGTCACCGCCGGCCCGCCGGCCGCGGCACTGGACAGCGTCGCCGGCCTGTGCTCCCCGCTCCCGGAAACCGGGTACAAGGTGGAACTGCTGCGCGCGACCGTCACCGAGGCCCTGGAACGCGCTATTGACCAGCCCTGA